From Lagenorhynchus albirostris chromosome 10, mLagAlb1.1, whole genome shotgun sequence, the proteins below share one genomic window:
- the ARMC12 gene encoding armadillo repeat-containing protein 12 isoform X1, which produces MDIWKGVVSLATAAGAICLLYKAIRAGIKCQPPRCSASPICVARLAVEREQHGRDSGELRRLLNSLECKQDEYAKSMILHSITRCVYLLECEASACTNDDITLVGSMLDDKDNSVKIQALNTLKAFSGIRKFRLKIQEHSIKVLELISTIWDSQLHIAGLRLLNNLPLPDFAHPQLRRVMPALMEILQSDYILAQVQAARLLSNLAQKNDLLYDILNCQVHSNFLNLFQSTQPGSLLLEVLVFAERLSEGRSSPHYRAVKWHYNEQSVHEAVFGDDSRLADRLLALVIHPEEDVQIQACKVIVSLQCPQDVEVWPSCLSSHSCFNNAE; this is translated from the exons ATGGACATCTGGAAAGGTGTAGTGAGCCTGGCCACAGCCGCTGGGGCCATCTGCCTGCTCTACAAGGCCATCAGGGCGGGCATAAAATGTCAACCACCGCGCTGCTCTGCCTCACCCATCTGTGTCGCCC GCCTGGCAGTTGAGCGAGAGCAGCACGGGCGGGACTCAGGTGAGCTCCGGAGGCTCCTCAACTCTTTGGAGTGCAAACAGGATGAATACGCCAAGAGCATGATCCTGCACAGTATCACGCGCTGTGTGTACTTGCTGGAGTGCGAG GCCTCTGCATGTACTAATGATGACATCACGTTGGTGGGCTCCATGCTGGATGACAAGGACAACAGTGTCAAAATCCAAGCTCTGAACACACTTAAAGCTTTCTCTGGCATCAGAAAATTCAGGCTGAAAATCCAG GAACACTCCATCAAGGTGCTGGAACTGATCTCCACCATCTGGGACTCGCAGCTGCACATTGCGGGCCTCAGACTCCTCAACAACCTCCCACTGCCTGACTTTGCACATCCACAGCTGCGAAGGGTGATGCCTGCCTTGATGGAGATCCTGCAGTCAGACTACATCCTGGCACAG GTGCAAGCCGCGCGATTGCTGAGCAACCTGGCGCAGAAGAACGACCTTCTCTATGATATTCTCAACTGCCAG GTACACTCCAACTTCCTGAACCTGTTCCAGTCCACACAGCCCGGGAGTCTGCTGCTTGAAGTACTGGTGTTTGCAGAGCGGCTGAGTGAGGGCCGGAGTTCACCCCACTACCGTGCTGTGAAGTGGCATTACAATGAACAGTCTGTGCACGAAGCTGTCTTTGGGGATGACTCACGACTGGCAGACCGGCTGCTTGCCCTGGTCATCCACCCCGAGGAGGATGTTCAGATCCAGGCCTGCAAAGTCATAGTCAGCCTGCAGTGCCCCCAGGATGTGGAAGTCTGGCCCTCCTGCCTGTCCAGTCATTCCTGCTTTAATAATGCGGAATAA
- the ARMC12 gene encoding armadillo repeat-containing protein 12 isoform X2 — MGKYTQRGTSRCWKMMDWPRDSAELCKASACTNDDITLVGSMLDDKDNSVKIQALNTLKAFSGIRKFRLKIQEHSIKVLELISTIWDSQLHIAGLRLLNNLPLPDFAHPQLRRVMPALMEILQSDYILAQVQAARLLSNLAQKNDLLYDILNCQVHSNFLNLFQSTQPGSLLLEVLVFAERLSEGRSSPHYRAVKWHYNEQSVHEAVFGDDSRLADRLLALVIHPEEDVQIQACKVIVSLQCPQDVEVWPSCLSSHSCFNNAE; from the exons ATGG GTAAATATACACAGAGAGGAACAAGCAGATGCTGGAAAATGATGGATTGGCCTCGAGACTCTGCAGAACTTTGTAAA GCCTCTGCATGTACTAATGATGACATCACGTTGGTGGGCTCCATGCTGGATGACAAGGACAACAGTGTCAAAATCCAAGCTCTGAACACACTTAAAGCTTTCTCTGGCATCAGAAAATTCAGGCTGAAAATCCAG GAACACTCCATCAAGGTGCTGGAACTGATCTCCACCATCTGGGACTCGCAGCTGCACATTGCGGGCCTCAGACTCCTCAACAACCTCCCACTGCCTGACTTTGCACATCCACAGCTGCGAAGGGTGATGCCTGCCTTGATGGAGATCCTGCAGTCAGACTACATCCTGGCACAG GTGCAAGCCGCGCGATTGCTGAGCAACCTGGCGCAGAAGAACGACCTTCTCTATGATATTCTCAACTGCCAG GTACACTCCAACTTCCTGAACCTGTTCCAGTCCACACAGCCCGGGAGTCTGCTGCTTGAAGTACTGGTGTTTGCAGAGCGGCTGAGTGAGGGCCGGAGTTCACCCCACTACCGTGCTGTGAAGTGGCATTACAATGAACAGTCTGTGCACGAAGCTGTCTTTGGGGATGACTCACGACTGGCAGACCGGCTGCTTGCCCTGGTCATCCACCCCGAGGAGGATGTTCAGATCCAGGCCTGCAAAGTCATAGTCAGCCTGCAGTGCCCCCAGGATGTGGAAGTCTGGCCCTCCTGCCTGTCCAGTCATTCCTGCTTTAATAATGCGGAATAA